The Candidatus Zixiibacteriota bacterium genome includes the window CTTCATAGTAATGGTATGAGTGGGGGGACGCAGGTCTCCCGTAATGGGAGGCCTGCATTTCCTCGGCTGGGACATCATGGTATCGTTGGCATTTCAGGGACGATTTGCCGGACTTGTGTCCTTTGGCAAAACAATCGGAATATTGCTTCTTGTAATATTTCTTGCGGCCTCATTTGTGCTCGAGCGCTATCACATCGCGCGCGTGGCAATCGACAGCGGACGACTTGAAGGCGAAGTCAAACAACTCCACAAAAACAAGGCGTATCTTCAATCTCAAGTTTCCCAACTTGAGTCGCTCGATCATGTCGGTTCAGT containing:
- a CDS encoding cell division protein FtsL — its product is MGGLHFLGWDIMVSLAFQGRFAGLVSFGKTIGILLLVIFLAASFVLERYHIARVAIDSGRLEGEVKQLHKNKAYLQSQVSQLESLDHVGSVAAEKFGLGIPHPDQIAWLTDSVLGSSQGRSVLTRAINRIGYLYAGLKVPSVVRSSAAANVRTSE